The nucleotide sequence CATTGTAAACAAAAATTAATTGCATTGTTTTTTACCGAGGTTCGTGTTTAGCAGCGCAAGCCACGTGCTGAGACTTTGTTATTAATAAGTTAACAGCTGTTTTCGATAAAATTGTTTTTTTTACTGCATTTATATCAATTAATGTTAAGAAGGTTTTTTTATTTCGCTAAGGAGCAGGTTCTTCTTCTGCATAGCGGTAGACTGCCTTCCAGAAAAGGGGGCTGAGAAAGGAGTCGTGGCCACCGGGTAAAATTTTAAGCTGCAGGCGATCACCGCATGTGTCTTTGAGTTCTTGAAAAGTTTCAGGTGGGGCCACGCTATCAATTTCCCCTGCGTAGAGATGGAACTTTAGATCGGGGTGTTTGTTGAGTGAGGCGGCAATAGCTTTGGGTAAAAGCGGATCGGCTTTACCCAAGTTTATGGTGTCAGCCAAATTGTGAATGGGCGAATCAATACAGAAATGCATCAGGGCTTCTTCGCCCATGGGCCAAGTTTGAGTATCAATGCCTTCTGCGTGGAGCTTGTCAATGATGAGCTGATAATATTGGCTGAGGGATTGGCCTGACTTGGTGACGTAAGCTTCATGACGATTGAAAACTACATTGAGGGCATCTTGTTCGGCACCGAGGTAGATGAAGCTTTTGTTGAAGTAGAAATTATTGATCCAGTGAGTGAGTCGCTTATGATTGACGCGATTTTTTGGACAAACATCAGTGAGGAACTGGGATAAGTCTTTCCAGTAATCGGGTGCAGATAAAAAGATCATGCCCGCAAAAGAAAAAGCGTGGCGACCAGAAATGATGATCTCTTCATTGTCCACGGGACTGAAGTTATGTTTGGCGCAGTGCAGAGCAATGAGTTCCAAGCGCTTTTGGTCTTTGGGATATTTTTTGAGGTATTGGCTTAAGACTTCTTTATGTTTGCGGATACGTGCTTCGGCAAAGGGTGTGGGCAAGGACGTGGCAGCAAAGCCGTGTGCATGCGCGGAGTAAAGCGATTGAGGGTAAAGCGTGAGGTAACGCTGAATAATGAGTGAGCCAAAACTCTGGCCAGTGACAATCCACTTTTGTTGAGCAAAAAGTTTTTTGCGAATGAGCTCAGCATCTTCGACAATGGCGCGACTGAGGTATTGCTTAAGGCGCAAGATATCTGGCTCAGATTTAATTTGGGGAAGAGGAGAAGAAAGGCCTGTGCCACGCTGATGGATAATGAGAATTCCATGTTCTTTAGTCATGGCTAAGAGCGTCGGGATCGAGGCGCGCGCATCTAAGCCCGGGCCACCATAGAAAAAACAGATGGGGCGCTTATTCTTATTGGTTTTTTTCGGAAGCCTATGCTCGTAAAAAACTTTTATTTTTTCATCATTGGGCGCGCTATAATTTTCGGGGACTTGTACCCAATCATAGACGACTTGCGGAGGTAAACTTTCAATATATTGCTGATCACGCTGACTGAGTTCAGTCTTTATGTCCTCGTAGGGAAAAAGTGAGTTTTTTGGCTGTTGCCCTGAATGAACAAAGAGTGATAAAAAAAATAGACTTAAAAGTAATCGCATGCCACCTCCCAAATAAACGTTAGCTTAAATTGTTTTTATTTTGTGAGTTTACAATAGAGAAGTACGTGAAAATCAGACTAGTACCTAATTTTTACAAAATCAGAGTTTAGTTAAATGTACATCTTTGATTTGAACTTTGCCATGAAAGGCGCCGAATTGCAGTGATAGGTATGAGCGATGTTCTCTTGAAAGCAATTCTTTTGCTGTAAAAGTGAAACTATGATTTTCCCAGGTCCCTTTCGGATTTACCTTTTGAGTGATTCCTATAGTAACAAAACGATGCACTTTAATTTTTTTAGGATAGAGGTTTAATTGTGGTCGTGAAATACAACTAAACCTTAGCTCGCCTTCACCTTTCGCAAGTGTACTAATACTGAGTTCATATGTCTCTCCCGCTTGAATATCAATTTCAGTGAGTAAAGAGAGATAAAAACTTTCTGAACTATGGTTTGTTTGGATAGTAAAAAGATTTTTTGAAAATTTAGATTTCACCTTGGAGAACTCAGGTTTCTTTTTTAAAGTCCAATGCTTATCCTTTTTCTTAAATTGTGGGTCTAGGAGTATTTCTTGAGCACTAGCAGCAAGATTGATAAGAATAAAAAGAAGAATTAATTTTTTCATGGTAAGCTCATTATTTATTAGTGAAGAGTATTGTTTTAGAAATTTCATTATCGAGTTTATGAACGCGAGATTTTAGCCATGTAATGGCATTTTTTCTGAAGCGCTTGGAATTTGAGGTGTTTTGCGTATTAGCCCATTTATTATAGTCATAGAATTCATGCCATAGTCGTGTTTTCTGACCTGTAGCTTGATCTATAATGCCAAAGCCTTTGAATTTGTGATCGCTATACTTTTTTAGATTATTTTCTTCGTTATGATGGATGCCCCACCAAAGCCAAAAAGGAGTACCCCACTCAAGGTTAACTTGAGCTGAAAGTAGAGCGAGGCGTGCCTGGATGATTTCGGCTTTTGCTTCGCTGACTTTGTAGGTATTCATAACGTGGACTAAGGGGTAACCTATTTCACCAATACCAACACGGCGTCCTTTAAGTCCTGGGCGTGGAGCTAAAAGGTTCTCCACATAATCAAGGTCAGTATAAAGATCGGATTTTAGAGATTTTTCAGTATGAGGACGACGCCAAGCAGTAATGTTCTGTGTTTCATAGCTAGATATTGAGACATAATCAAGATGTTTACAATGAGGTAAAACACTATTGGTCATGCGTTTGCTACCGCTAGTACGGGACATACGTACAAGGTTGACTTCAGCATAAAAGTAAACATTTACATTTTTATGTGCTACAGCATTTTTTGCATCTTCAATTGCCTTGCCACGGATATTCAACCAGTTGATCATCTTTTGTATTTGCTCTTGACTGATATCTTCATTTTTTTGTAGATGCTTTGCGCCCATTAGCCAGTCGCCTTCCCAGTTGCCAATCATAAAAGTTTTACCTGAATCATTATAATTCTTAAGTAGGTAGGAAGTGAATTCGAAAAATTCCTGATAAATCGCTTCATTTTTAGCTGGATTGTAGTATTTAAACAAGGTTTTGCCGTGGGCCCAGAAAAAAGCTAAACTATAGTTGAGGTCTAAGCTTTGTTTGATGACTGTGTGTTTGGCGATTTCACTCAGGCTAATATTTTTTTCTACTGTAAAGCCTTGTTTTTGTAGGGTTTTATCACTGAGGCTGAGTTTAATGATGTCAGAACCCAAATCCTGTGTTGCATGACGAGAAGTCCATAGAAGTGGAGGTGTATTGCCATGAATTTTTGGATTGAGTTCTTCTCTTTTTAAAGCGTGAGGTTGTTGAGGCGCAATAAGCTGACTTAGAAGTGTTTCGGATTCTTCCTGAGCAGTTTGGGTTTGAGCTTTAGGAGCTTCATGTTTTTTTAAGTTTTGTTCGGCGTAAAAGATCCCCTTTTGATCACAGGAAAACAAAATTGAAGTTAGAGCAATAATTAAAAAGTAACGCATGTAATACCTTGGATTTAGATTTATTTACATGTTCGTCACTTATTATTTAAAAGGGACAGAGAATTATAAATTCTATTGCTGTGAAGGGCGCTTCCAGTTTACATGATCAGCTTTTTTGAGGTAGGAGTTCATGATTTTGCGCATTTCGCCAAATTTTTCAGGGAAGGTCTTACTGAGGTCTTTTGCTTCAAGTGGATCTTTTTCCATATCAAAAAGCTCATATTTGTCTTTTGCCGAGTTTTTGACTAATTTCCACTGATCAATGCGCAGGGCATGTTTTTTATATTTCTGTAACCAAGTATAAAACTGTTGGCGTTTTTTAAATTCATTTTGTGAAGCAGACATGAGTTCAGGAAGAAATGATTTGCCATCCATTTTTCCAGGATATTTGATCTCCGCGGCATCAATAAGAGTAGGCATGAAGTCCATTGTCATAGCCTTGAAATCCGAAACACTAGCCGCTGTAATTTTTCCTGGCCAAGTCACAGAAGTGCAGACGCGCAGTCCACCTTCATACATATTTGTTTTATCGGCTCGGAGTTCACCATTGTCTGCACCATACTTGATTTTTCCACCATTATCTGAGGTAAAAACGATGAGAGTGTTATTTTTGATTTTGAGCTTTTTTAAAGTTTCTAAGACGCGACCGATTGAGTAATCTAGGTGTTCTATGAGGCCGGCAATTTTGGCGCGCTTATCTGTCGCATTTGGATAACGTTTTTTGAATTTTTGAAAATAATCTTCAGGTGGATGAATGGGATCATGAGGAGCATTATAGGAAAGGAATTGGAAAAAAGGACGTTGATCTTGCTGAGCTGATTTGATTTCTTCGATCGCCCAGTTTGTAAATAAGTCAGTGGCATGAGTGCCCTTAGTTTCGATGCGATCATTATTCTTGTACATGTAGGCATTGCCGTGGCGCGTGTGTTCCCAGTAATCATCCATCATATCGCCAAGGAAACCATGAAAGATTTCGAAACCTCGATCATTTGGTCTATTGGGTGATTTTAAACCGAGGTGCCACTTACCAATCAGACTAGTACGGTAATTGCCTTGTTGAAAAGCGTTGGCAATGGTTATCGCTTTGGGATCAAGGTATCCCCAGGAATTGTTATCATGCGTACGTACAACACCTGGAACACCTACTAGGTCTTGGTTACGACCAGTTAAGAAGGCAGCTCGTGAAGGAGAACAGACACAACTATTTGCCGTAAATTGCGTAAAGCGCATGCCATCTTTCATCAGTTGATCAATATGAGGAGTCTCTATATCCGCGGAGCCATAGGCCGAAAGATCTCGGTATCCTAAGTCATCCACCATAATAAAAAGGATATTTGGCTTTTCAGCCGCGGATAAACATGAGAAGGAAAAAAGAGTAAGTAAAGAGATGAGGATTTTAGTCATGATATTCCTTTTTTATATAAATATTCGTTATAAAAAGTCTGCTTAGGACAGAGAGACCATATAAGATGACTTATTAGTTCAAATTATTTGATCTGAATATTTATAGACTTGCGTAAATTATTGATTTGTTTTTGTGGTAGTTGCCCTTGGTGGACAATTAGTTTTTTGAGTGATTTCACTTTATATATCTTGTCGACCTGAGTGATTTCACTTTGGCTGATATCTAAAGTGGATATTTTTAAGCCTTCAAATTCTGCGATATCATTTATAGACGTGCCACTGATTGTGAGTGAATTCAAATTGAGATAAGAAAGAGGGTTTTTCCCTGAAGCAAAAAATTCGGGACTCTTAAGGTAGTAGATTTGCTTGGAATTTAAAATCAGACTTTGGTCGCGAAAATTATATTCAAAACCCGAACCATCCCAGTTGAGATTGACCATTTTCAGTAGCTCAGTAACTGCGGAGTCATAGTAATTTAAGTCGCCACGAACTTTACTGTCGTAGGCAAGTAAGCGCAGGGCAATGGTGTAATCATATTTTACCTTTCCTTTGAGATCTGATATAAGCTTACTAAGCGCTTCAATACTTAATAAACCGATGGGCTTACGAGGTGAATAAAGGTATTTATTGCTGAGCTCACGAAGACCTTTGTTCTCTTCGTAGGGGAGGGTATCAATTTCCTGAAAGTTTTGCATGAGAAATAAGGAAAGGATGAGGTGATGACGAGCGGCGCTATTATTGGGGTCAATTTTTAAAATTTCGCGAGCATTAGCTAGAGTTTTATTAAGGGACTTAATCGGGTACTCATATATAAAAGTTTTTGAATTGAGTTCAGATTCTGATAAAAAGTTTTCAGTCAGCCTTTTTAGTAGTGTTTGACTTTCATTTAGGAGTTGGTCAGCCTTGTTTTTCTCTTTCTCTAAATGAATTGCACTCTGCTCAGCTTTAATGGTTTCTGCTTTGGCGAGTTTAACTTGATCTTTTAGAGCACCAATAAAATAAAAACTCAGGCCAAAAATAATAATGATCGCCATAATAGCCGTCAATGAAGCTGCTTTGTTACGTTTGATTAGTAAGCCAAGTTCTTTTACTACACCCGCGTTCTCCGCTTCAGTTGAGAAACCAGATAGATAATTCTGGACCTCATTTTTTAGTTCATTGATGGATTGATAGCGAAGGTTTTTGTCTGCCTGTAAAGAACGCGATATAACGGCAGATAAACTTTTTGGAAAGTGACCATTAAGTAGTTTCTCTGGAGCGATGTATTGATTAGTTTTTGTTTTCTCAAAAATCATCTCTAGACTTCCTCCAGTAAAAGGGCATTTATAAGTCATCATGGAGTAAAGTAAGCAAGCCAAAGAAAACACATCGGTACGCTGATCAAGCTCTTCTTTGGCATCGATCTGCTCTGGCGACATGAAACCAGGAGTGCCGACAATTTTATTTCTTTGAGTGAGGTGATTGAGCATGTCAGTATTGAGTAATAATTCTTCAAAGTCGGCACTTTCTTGAGCATGTAATATTTTTGCTAAGCCCCAATCACAAACGAGAACTTCACCAAAGTCACCCACTTGAATATTGTCAGGTTTAAGGTCCAAATGAATGATGTTTTTTGAGTGAGCAAAGGCAATGGCATCACATATTTTTAAAAAAATCTGCAATAAATCATGACGTGAATAAAGCTTTTGGTACTTTGGATTACCGAGTTTGAGTTGGGTGATGATTGCTTGGAGAGAATCACCTTCTTTAAGATCCATAGTGAAAAATGGGCGTCCCTCTTCGTTGAGCCCCATATCGTGCACGGAGATTATATTGGGGTGCTCAAGCATGGCTGTGAGACGTGCCTCGCGCAGAAAAAGCTCGAAAAAAGATTCATCTATTTCAGGCAATAATTCAGCTAAAGCAATATTTCTAGAGACGCTTTGATCAAGTACTTTTTTGATTTGCTTCATGCCACCAGAAGCCACCTCTTCAATGAAGTAATAACGCTTATTGAGTTCTTTGAGCTCGGAATAAATTAGCGATTTATCTTTGGATTCAGATTTTTCGTGAAAAAGACCAGTGAATTTTCGAGCAAATTTTTGTAGATCCTCACTCATTAAAAAGTCGCATTTCTTGTTTAATTTGCTGAATTTCGCTGAGTAGTCGTTCTTTGACACGGTTCTTTAGTTTGTTGACAGAGTTTCTTTGTAAGTCGAGCTTACCTGCAATTACATCCGAGGAGATGTTGTCCATGGTCATTTTAAAAACTTCCATGGCTTTGCCTGAAAAGATAGGAGTCACGCGTTCCATGGCAGTTTGAACTACGTATACTTCCCATTCACTTTGAATTAATGATTCAATTTCGGGTTGAGAAATACTCTCTTCTAAAGCTTCCTCTGAACGGAATTTTTCCATTTTTTCCGAGCGTCGATAAACTTTGCGGTAATGGTCTGCGACTCGACGATGAATAATAGAGCTCATCCAAGTACGAAATTTGGCGCGATTACTATCGAAATCTAGTTTAGGAAGAGATTTCCATAATGAGAGTAAGACCTCTTGAGCAAGGTCAGCTTTGTCATTTTCATTAACTCCCATTTGATGAAGGATCACCATAACAAATTTGTGGTAATAATTAGTGAAGTCATCCCAAGCTTGATGATCATCTGGATCCTGTGCTCTTTGTAAAAGAGTGAGACGCGTATTCCAATCACCAGCGCTCATGTAATGACCTCGTAATTATAATCTTTAAGTAAATTTATTATAAAACTTCTGAAGGAGGAAAACAAGCTTCAAAGGTTAGCTGGTGACATAAAGAGTTCGGTATTTTTACCTGTGCCTCCGACGCGGTTTTTATGTCTTTTCCATTGGATAACTTCAGCTCTTTTTATAGATTGCATATCTTGTTCTTGCATGAATTGGACTAATTCATTTGCGGACTCTCTTTTTTTTATGGCCTCTAAAGCGTAGTCACCAATTTTCGACATGTGCTGACTTAGCTTTGCTCTAAGTTGTTTAAGTTGGGTTTGGTACGCTGGATTTTTAGCTAAATTATTAAGGCAATCAGGATCATTCTCTAGGTCATAGAGTTCTTCAAGTTCTCTGAAGCTTAGATGATTGAAGCGCTTTGCTACTGTAGGATCAGTTTTTGCGAGTTCCTTTATTACCTTATAGGACTTATGAAATGAAGAAGCACTCGAGAAAGTTCGTTTTCCATCTGACCAAGGGTTAAATATATAAGCAAACTTTTTGTTGTGTACGGCACGAGTAGGGTAGACTAAACCGATAGCATTTTCGTTGAATTCGGCGAAAATATGATCACGGTACTTTTGTGTTTTTCCTTGAATAAGCGGTAAGAAAGATCTTCCTTCTAAGCCTTTTACTTTGCGGATTCCGCAAATATTGAGAATCGTTGGAAAAAAATCAACTGCAGAGATCATGTGTTCAGTGTCTTTTGAGCCGGGCTTAATTTTTTCTGGCCACTTCATTACCCATGGTGTGCGAATACCATTTTGATACAGAGATGATTTTGCAAAAGGAAGTGGCATGCCGTGATCAGAAACAAAAATCACTATGGTATTCTCTTCATAGGAACTATCTTTCAGGCTTTTAAGGATGGCACCTACACAATCATCGGCACGTTTTACAGAATTGTAGTAATTACGCATTTCGATTTTTACGCCTGGATGTTTGGGTAGGAACTCAGGGATGGTAATTTCCGAGCTTGTATAAATGCGGCTAGGCCCATATTCGTCGAAACCTGATTCAGTAGATTTAGGATCCTGGTAAAAGGGTTTGTGTGGGTCAGCAATATTGACAAGGCAGTAGAAAGCTTTGTTTTTTTCGTCAAGGAGAGAAAAGAAATCTTTCATACCTTGAGCATAAACTTGGGCGCCACGTTTTTCAGCACCTTTGAGGATAATAGATTGATCCCAATATTTTTCATAATCACCGCTAAAACTAGTGTCACGAGGCTTGTTGATAACTGCAGTGAAGTAGCCATTATTTTTCAAAACCTCAGGCAACATGGGGTAGTTGGCATTGACCATATAAAAGCCGCGCATGC is from Lentisphaera profundi and encodes:
- a CDS encoding serine/threonine-protein kinase; the encoded protein is MSEDLQKFARKFTGLFHEKSESKDKSLIYSELKELNKRYYFIEEVASGGMKQIKKVLDQSVSRNIALAELLPEIDESFFELFLREARLTAMLEHPNIISVHDMGLNEEGRPFFTMDLKEGDSLQAIITQLKLGNPKYQKLYSRHDLLQIFLKICDAIAFAHSKNIIHLDLKPDNIQVGDFGEVLVCDWGLAKILHAQESADFEELLLNTDMLNHLTQRNKIVGTPGFMSPEQIDAKEELDQRTDVFSLACLLYSMMTYKCPFTGGSLEMIFEKTKTNQYIAPEKLLNGHFPKSLSAVISRSLQADKNLRYQSINELKNEVQNYLSGFSTEAENAGVVKELGLLIKRNKAASLTAIMAIIIIFGLSFYFIGALKDQVKLAKAETIKAEQSAIHLEKEKNKADQLLNESQTLLKRLTENFLSESELNSKTFIYEYPIKSLNKTLANAREILKIDPNNSAARHHLILSLFLMQNFQEIDTLPYEENKGLRELSNKYLYSPRKPIGLLSIEALSKLISDLKGKVKYDYTIALRLLAYDSKVRGDLNYYDSAVTELLKMVNLNWDGSGFEYNFRDQSLILNSKQIYYLKSPEFFASGKNPLSYLNLNSLTISGTSINDIAEFEGLKISTLDISQSEITQVDKIYKVKSLKKLIVHQGQLPQKQINNLRKSINIQIK
- a CDS encoding RNA polymerase sigma factor — encoded protein: MSAGDWNTRLTLLQRAQDPDDHQAWDDFTNYYHKFVMVILHQMGVNENDKADLAQEVLLSLWKSLPKLDFDSNRAKFRTWMSSIIHRRVADHYRKVYRRSEKMEKFRSEEALEESISQPEIESLIQSEWEVYVVQTAMERVTPIFSGKAMEVFKMTMDNISSDVIAGKLDLQRNSVNKLKNRVKERLLSEIQQIKQEMRLFNE
- a CDS encoding sulfatase, translating into MTKILISLLTLFSFSCLSAAEKPNILFIMVDDLGYRDLSAYGSADIETPHIDQLMKDGMRFTQFTANSCVCSPSRAAFLTGRNQDLVGVPGVVRTHDNNSWGYLDPKAITIANAFQQGNYRTSLIGKWHLGLKSPNRPNDRGFEIFHGFLGDMMDDYWEHTRHGNAYMYKNNDRIETKGTHATDLFTNWAIEEIKSAQQDQRPFFQFLSYNAPHDPIHPPEDYFQKFKKRYPNATDKRAKIAGLIEHLDYSIGRVLETLKKLKIKNNTLIVFTSDNGGKIKYGADNGELRADKTNMYEGGLRVCTSVTWPGKITAASVSDFKAMTMDFMPTLIDAAEIKYPGKMDGKSFLPELMSASQNEFKKRQQFYTWLQKYKKHALRIDQWKLVKNSAKDKYELFDMEKDPLEAKDLSKTFPEKFGEMRKIMNSYLKKADHVNWKRPSQQ
- a CDS encoding alpha/beta fold hydrolase → MRLLLSLFFLSLFVHSGQQPKNSLFPYEDIKTELSQRDQQYIESLPPQVVYDWVQVPENYSAPNDEKIKVFYEHRLPKKTNKNKRPICFFYGGPGLDARASIPTLLAMTKEHGILIIHQRGTGLSSPLPQIKSEPDILRLKQYLSRAIVEDAELIRKKLFAQQKWIVTGQSFGSLIIQRYLTLYPQSLYSAHAHGFAATSLPTPFAEARIRKHKEVLSQYLKKYPKDQKRLELIALHCAKHNFSPVDNEEIIISGRHAFSFAGMIFLSAPDYWKDLSQFLTDVCPKNRVNHKRLTHWINNFYFNKSFIYLGAEQDALNVVFNRHEAYVTKSGQSLSQYYQLIIDKLHAEGIDTQTWPMGEEALMHFCIDSPIHNLADTINLGKADPLLPKAIAASLNKHPDLKFHLYAGEIDSVAPPETFQELKDTCGDRLQLKILPGGHDSFLSPLFWKAVYRYAEEEPAP
- a CDS encoding sulfatase is translated as MFNQILTATLLLIFNANFILADKAQPNILFITVDDMNWDSVGVYGSKLPEITPNIDSIANEGMLFERAYVQASNCSPSRVVFQSGRYPSSSGMRGFYMVNANYPMLPEVLKNNGYFTAVINKPRDTSFSGDYEKYWDQSIILKGAEKRGAQVYAQGMKDFFSLLDEKNKAFYCLVNIADPHKPFYQDPKSTESGFDEYGPSRIYTSSEITIPEFLPKHPGVKIEMRNYYNSVKRADDCVGAILKSLKDSSYEENTIVIFVSDHGMPLPFAKSSLYQNGIRTPWVMKWPEKIKPGSKDTEHMISAVDFFPTILNICGIRKVKGLEGRSFLPLIQGKTQKYRDHIFAEFNENAIGLVYPTRAVHNKKFAYIFNPWSDGKRTFSSASSFHKSYKVIKELAKTDPTVAKRFNHLSFRELEELYDLENDPDCLNNLAKNPAYQTQLKQLRAKLSQHMSKIGDYALEAIKKRESANELVQFMQEQDMQSIKRAEVIQWKRHKNRVGGTGKNTELFMSPANL